A window of the Coprobacter fastidiosus genome harbors these coding sequences:
- a CDS encoding PepSY-like domain-containing protein, translating to MKKMMMLMVFLASAVLAFSATKGSEKPIPFEKLPKMAQEFIHTHFKGVKVVKCEVESPWTQFDVRMANGYELEFDRAGNWTEIQKEKGGISSSILGVLPQRSYSYLQSNYSGVSVEKIERQKKGFKVSLNTQPEETEIHFSKDGRFLSKKVD from the coding sequence ATGAAAAAAATGATGATGCTCATGGTTTTTCTGGCCAGTGCAGTATTGGCCTTTTCAGCCACGAAAGGCTCGGAAAAACCGATTCCTTTTGAAAAGTTGCCGAAAATGGCTCAAGAATTTATTCATACCCATTTTAAAGGGGTAAAGGTTGTTAAATGTGAAGTCGAGTCTCCTTGGACGCAATTCGATGTGCGAATGGCCAACGGCTATGAACTGGAATTTGATCGGGCTGGAAATTGGACTGAGATCCAGAAAGAAAAGGGCGGCATTTCTTCATCGATATTAGGCGTTCTTCCTCAACGCTCTTATAGCTACTTGCAATCGAATTATTCGGGTGTTTCTGTAGAGAAAATTGAACGCCAGAAAAAAGGTTTTAAGGTAAGTCTCAATACACAGCCCGAAGAGACAGAGATACATTTCAGTAAAGATGGAAGATTTTTAAGTAAAAAGGTTGATTGA
- a CDS encoding KilA-N domain-containing protein, producing MAKITVQNTDISVVRYNEEDYISLTDMARSQLQEHIIFRWLSLKSTIEYLGEWEMLYNPDFNCTEFGTIKNAAGSNNFVLSVKTWIERTGAIGIRSKAGRYGGTYAHRDIAYHFGMWISPKFQLLLVKEYQRLKIEEQRLLGWSAKRELSKINYRIHTDAIKQNLIPMEVSPIQASTIYANEADVLNVAMFGMTAKQWREANPELKGNIRDYATINELICLSNMENLNAVFIEQNMSQRERLVKLNQIAIHQMNILESDDNQNRKLLK from the coding sequence ATGGCAAAAATTACCGTTCAAAATACAGATATTAGCGTTGTCAGGTACAATGAAGAAGACTACATTAGTCTTACAGACATGGCAAGAAGCCAACTGCAAGAGCATATTATCTTCCGTTGGCTTAGCCTTAAAAGCACTATCGAGTATCTTGGTGAATGGGAAATGTTATATAATCCCGATTTTAATTGTACCGAATTCGGTACAATTAAAAATGCGGCAGGAAGCAACAATTTTGTGCTTTCGGTGAAAACGTGGATAGAACGGACCGGTGCAATTGGCATTCGTTCTAAGGCTGGTCGCTATGGTGGTACGTATGCACATCGGGATATAGCATATCATTTTGGTATGTGGATTTCTCCTAAATTCCAATTACTTCTTGTTAAGGAGTATCAGCGGCTAAAGATAGAAGAACAAAGGCTACTCGGTTGGTCAGCGAAACGTGAATTGTCGAAAATCAACTACCGCATACATACTGATGCCATAAAGCAAAACCTTATTCCGATGGAAGTCTCACCGATACAGGCAAGCACTATTTATGCCAATGAGGCCGACGTGCTGAACGTGGCGATGTTTGGTATGACAGCAAAACAATGGAGAGAAGCGAATCCCGAACTGAAAGGAAATATCCGTGATTATGCTACTATCAATGAACTTATCTGTTTGTCGAATATGGAGAATCTAAATGCTGTGTTTATCGAACAGAACATGTCACAAAGGGAACGTCTTGTTAAGCTAAACCAAATAGCTATCCATCAAATGAATATATTGGAAAGTGATGATAATCAAAATCGTAAGCTGTTGAAATAA
- a CDS encoding class I SAM-dependent methyltransferase — MNTDYKVGDFIYNADIYDGLNNSLFDLEFYKKWLPQNKDAKILELCCGTGRLTIPIAKDGYNIKGVDYTLSMLERAKEKAFQAELKIDFIEADIRELNLGEKFDLIFIPFNSIHHLYKNEDLFDTLKVVRNHLKEKGLFLLDCFNPNIQYIVENERKQQVIAEYTTNDGRKVLIKQSMHYESASQINRIKWQYFIDDKFHSVQNMDMRLFFPQELNSYLKQIGFNIVHKFGDFTEGEFDDNSEKQIYILELKE; from the coding sequence ATGAATACCGATTATAAAGTTGGTGATTTTATTTATAATGCAGATATTTATGACGGGTTGAATAATTCTCTGTTCGATTTGGAATTCTACAAAAAATGGCTACCTCAAAATAAAGATGCCAAGATACTTGAACTCTGTTGTGGTACGGGTAGACTTACGATTCCAATAGCAAAGGATGGGTATAATATTAAGGGAGTTGATTATACTTTATCCATGCTTGAACGGGCAAAGGAGAAAGCATTTCAAGCTGAGTTAAAAATAGATTTCATTGAGGCAGATATTAGAGAATTGAACTTAGGAGAAAAATTTGATCTTATTTTTATTCCGTTTAATTCAATCCATCATTTGTATAAAAATGAGGATTTATTTGATACGTTGAAAGTCGTAAGAAATCACTTGAAAGAAAAAGGTTTGTTTTTATTGGACTGCTTCAATCCTAATATCCAATATATTGTTGAAAACGAGAGGAAGCAACAGGTTATTGCCGAATATACAACCAATGATGGAAGAAAAGTATTAATAAAACAAAGCATGCACTATGAAAGCGCATCTCAAATTAATCGTATAAAGTGGCAATATTTTATTGACGATAAATTTCATTCAGTCCAAAATATGGACATGAGATTATTCTTTCCTCAAGAATTAAATTCATACCTCAAACAAATTGGATTTAATATTGTCCATAAATTCGGGGATTTTACAGAGGGAGAATTTGATGACAATTCAGAGAAACAAATATACATTTTGGAACTTAAAGAGTAA